In a single window of the Coffea eugenioides isolate CCC68of chromosome 3, Ceug_1.0, whole genome shotgun sequence genome:
- the LOC113764969 gene encoding F-box/FBD/LRR-repeat protein At5g56420-like produces the protein MEYRSSQISVYLKGLLSFMWTGAAIGIAITSCGLWGKVGFVVKKRRDYVLKVAYGDMQDDRISQLPDDILSMILSHLDLVEAIRTRILSRRWKNICKLRSSLDFDCNRMFGENGHHHNGRHSHKLRFLKAVYHSLQLYSSQNITRLSLTCCLGKKFAADFSRWIQSDALKGVRELMLSFHSCNCVDECGFPLPFQLLFEAASLTRLKLMSCVLQSSFRCHNNSLRFLTLVKVPLDNGEFPIILSSCLNLQGLVVSHCKVPPKLDICGQCLRLRSLYIEFCPGLEEIDICAGNLYLFSCYTDQIIRCSLQFVPKLEELSLSFNGNGTVPCVFGEVAKSCPRLKELLVQTKTDELLYMPAKMNTFSNLTMLALLMTFKVQADLQNVAHIIDACPLLDLLHLMARSPRYIEQRGGTWPCRHHSHLKGVAFDGFRGTRYEIEFASYVLQTAAALEKMCIYSKYRTFNEHFRWQDHVDYVMKDEGRRLIYKQLVGEALSSKVELIIE, from the exons ATGGAATATAGATCTTCACAAATTTCAGTTTATTTGAAAGGATTGCTGAGTTTTATGT GGACTGGGGCTGCCATTGGAATAGCAATAACATCATGTGGTCTATGGGGAAAAGTAGGTTTTGTAGTAAAGAAGAGAAGAGACTACGTTTTAAAG GTTGCATACGGTGACATGCAAGATGATAGAATCAGTCAACTGCCAGATGATATTCTATCAATGATCCTCTCACACTTGGACTTGGTTGAAGCTATTCGGACTAGAATTTTGTCAAGAAGGTGGAAGAACATTTGCAAACTTAGGTCTAGTCTAGACTTTGATTGCAACAGGATGTTTGGAGAGAATGGGCATCATCATAATGGTAGACATAGCCATAAGCTTAGGTTTTTGAAAGCTGTATATCACTCTTTACAGCTATATTCCAGTCAAAACATAACTAGGCTCTCTTTGACATGTTGTTTGGGGAAAAAATTTGCAGCTGATTTTAGTAGATGGATCCAATCTGATGCCTTAAAAGGTGTACGGGAACTTATGCTCAGTTTCCACTCCTGTAACTGTGTTGATGAGTGTGGTTTCCCTCTGCCTTTTCAGCTGCTTTTTGAAGCAGCTTCATTGACCCGCTTGAAATTGATGAGTTGTGTTCTGCAATCAAGTTTCAGATGCCATAATAACTCTCTTCGGTTTCTGACTTTGGTAAAGGTTCCCTTGGATAATGGAGAATTTCCTATCATTTTATCCTCTTGTTTGAACCTTCAGGGGTTGGTAGTGTCGCACTGTAAAGTTCCTCCTAAGTTAGATATATGTGGTCAATGTCTCCGATTGAGATCTTTATATATTGAATTTTGTCCAGGGTTGGAGGAGATAGATATTTGTGCCGGAaacctttatttattttcctgttaTACTGATCAAATTATTAGATGCTCACTCCAGTTTGTTCCCAAATTGGAAGAGTTGTCTCTGAGCTTTAATGGTAATGGTACGGTGCCTTGTGTGTTTGGTGAAGTTGCAAAGTCCTGTCCTCGGTTAAAAGAATTACTTGTCCAAACTAAAACCGATGAG CTACTATACATGCCTGCTAAGATGAATACGTTCAGCAACCTTACGATGTTAGCCTTATTGATGACGTTCAAGGTTCAAGCTGATTTGCAAAATGTTGCTCATATTATTGATGCCTGCCCACTTTTAGACCTACTTCATCTCATG GCAAGATCCCCTCGTTACATTGAACAGAGAGGAGGAACGTGGCCTTGCAGGCATCATAGTCACCTTAAAGGAGTGGCATTTGATGGTTTTCGTGGAACGAGATACGAGATAGAATTTGCTTCTTATGTGCTACAAACTGCTGCAGCACTTGAAAAAATGTGTATTTATTCTAAATATAGAACTTTTAATGAACATTTTAGATGGCAAGACCATGTAGATTATGTGATGAAGGATGAGGGGCGCCGGTTGATATACAAACAACTAGTGGGGGAAGCCCTCTCTAGTAAAGTGGAGTTAATCATCGAGTGA
- the LOC113764624 gene encoding pentatricopeptide repeat-containing protein At5g18950 produces the protein MGRPPSFFTNLCIRRTPNTHFQNPNSQIRNRNNSNTSKSSAGNGEFVQNSDANVVKIHDFKPQGFTEIAKAVSKIIRSRPRWEETILSEFPTVNFVDPSFYNEVLKHQNNVFLSLRFYYWISSQHGFLPDSVLCTVIFNGLVEAKAAKIAQNFLGFMRFMPEPNDLERYAECLCENGLIEDALEVFDYLKWVNYCPTLKTWNSALSGALQARRADIVWKVYGNMIESGVSADVDTTGYLIDAFCMDDNVWKGYELLRQVVNGGHFPSSVVSNQLIRVFSKSGNYSRMSDVLHIMIAMNQPPGIFTYQEVINGLCKRNMKHEGFRVFNDLKDRGYAPDRVMYTTMIHGLCKMKWLGDARRLWFEMIQKGMIPNEYTYNALIYGYFKIGNLAEAERLSKEMCEIGYGETTVSYNTMIKGLCLNGKVEAAHDLFQQMAERNVACDVITFNSLIQGFCQEGNIAMGTKLLHDLINRGLQPSTASYTVLIEKLCEMGHVEEGTVLWKDMQERGVLPAVCSHDSIIVGLVEQGFLAEGMEWLSNMLESRRRPRQETFERLIHCLSEADKWGDALFVLGSMLKMGYTLNECICLSVVGKLCNDNPSGVEKCIEDVLRTANAS, from the coding sequence ATGGGAAGGCCTCCTTCATTTTTCACTAATCTCTGCATCCGCCGGACCCCGAATACCCATTTCCAAAACCCTAATAGTCAAATCCGAAACCGAAACAATAGTAATACCAGTAAAAGCAGTGCTGGGAATGGAGAATTCGTGCAAAATTCAGATGCAAATGTGGTTAAAATTCATGACTTTAAACCGCAGGGTTTTACTGAGATAGCCAAAGCGGTATCCAAGATTATCCGCAGCCGACCCCGATGGGAGGAAACCATTCTTTCAGAATTTCCAACTGTGAATTTTGTTGATCCCAGCTTCTACAATGAGGTCTTGAAGCACCAAAATAATGTATTTCTGTCTCTCCGATTTTACTATTGGATTAGTTCTCAACATGGGTTCTTGCCAGATTCTGTCTTGTGTACTGTGATTTTTAATGGACTTGTGGAGGCCAAGGCTGctaaaattgcacaaaatttcCTTGGTTTTATGAGATTTATGCCGGAGCCCAATGACCTGGAGCGTTATGCAGAGTGCCTTTGTGAAAATGGATTGATTGAGGATGCTCTTGaggtatttgattatttgaagtGGGTAAACTACTGCCCCACATTGAAGACATGGAATTCAGCGTTGTCGGGTGCACTTCAGGCAAGAAGGGCTGATATTGTTTGGAAAGTTTATGGGAATATGATCGAAAGTGGTGTTAGCGCAGATGTGGATACTACTGGATACTTGATTGATGCTTTTTGCATGGATGATAATGTTTGGAAGGGTTATGAACTTCTTCGCCAAGTTGTGAACGGTGGTCATTTTCCTTCTAGTGTCGTTTCTAATCAATTGATACGTGTATTCAGTAAGAGTGGGAATTATTCAAGAATGTCAGATGTACTGCACATTATGATTGCGATGAATCAGCCCCCAGGTATATTTACTTATCAGGAAGTTATCAATGGGCTATGCAAGAGAAATATGAAACATGAGGGTTTTCGAGTTTTTAATGATCTCAAGGATAGAGGATATGCTCCAGATCGGGTAATGTACACCACAATGATTCATGGCCTTTGCAAAATGAAATGGCTAGGAGATGCTCGGAGGTTGTGGTTTGAAATGATACAAAAGGGTATGATTCCTAATGAGTATACATACAATGCTCTCATTTATGGGTATTTTAAGATTGGTAATCTAGCAGAAGCTGAGAGGCTTTCCAAGGAAATGTGCGAAATTGGTTATGGTGAGACCACTGTGAGTTACAACACCATGATTAAGGGCCTTTGCTTGAATGGGAAAGTAGAAGCAGCTCATGACTTGTTCCAACAAATGGCTGAGAGAAATGTTGCCTGTGATGTCATCACATTCAACTCTCTGATTCAGGGCTTCTGCCAGGAAGGTAATATAGCTATGGGAACAAAGCTTTTACATGATCTTATAAATAGGGGTTTGCAACCATCAACTGCCTCGTATACAGTGCTAATTGAAAAACTTTGTGAGATGGGGCATGTTGAGGAAGGTACAGTACTCTGGAAAGATATGCAAGAAAGGGGTGTGTTACCTGCTGTCTGTAGTCATGATTCAATCATTGTTGGACTGGTTGAGCAAGGCTTTCTTGCTGAGGGGATGGAGTGGCTGAGCAATATGCTAGAGAGTCGGCGCAGACCACGGCAGGAAACTTTTGAGAGACTGATTCACTGTCTTTCTGAAGCAGATAAGTGGGGTGATGCCTTATTTGTTTTAGGTAGTATGCTGAAGATGGGGTATACCCTGAATGAGTGCATTTGCCTTTCTGTTGTGGGCAAACTCTGCAATGATAATCCCAGTGGTGTTGAGAAATGTATAGAGGATGTCCTTAGAACAGCAAATGCTTCGTAG